A part of Winslowiella toletana genomic DNA contains:
- a CDS encoding D-2-hydroxyacid dehydrogenase family protein — MSQIKCVILDDYQNVALSLADWRSISDRVSVTAINQHLSDRAQLAARLKEAAIVIVMRERTPIDRPLLDLLPNLKLLITSGMRNAAIDIAAARAKGVVVCGTASGADAPLELTWALILGLARHLVTENNAFTRGDVWQQTLGTTLAGKRLGIIGLGKIGSRVATVAQAFGMQVCAWSPGLTQARAEAAGVAFCAQKRTLLAQSDIVTLHMVLSAKSASLIDSEDIAVMKPTACLINTARAGLIAPGALVNALKNQLIAGAAIDVFEQEPVAKDDEYRQLPNLLATPHLGYVSDSNYQRYFSEALENIRAWLDQQPIREIN; from the coding sequence ATGAGCCAGATAAAATGTGTCATCCTGGATGATTATCAAAATGTCGCATTAAGCCTCGCTGACTGGCGCAGCATCAGCGATCGCGTCAGTGTCACGGCGATCAATCAGCACCTGTCCGATCGCGCGCAACTGGCCGCACGGCTTAAAGAGGCCGCGATTGTGATCGTGATGCGTGAAAGAACGCCAATCGATCGTCCGCTGCTTGATCTGCTGCCCAATCTGAAACTGCTGATTACTTCCGGGATGCGCAATGCGGCTATCGATATCGCCGCGGCGCGCGCGAAAGGCGTGGTGGTTTGCGGCACCGCCAGCGGTGCGGATGCGCCCCTGGAACTGACCTGGGCGCTGATTCTCGGGCTGGCGCGTCATCTGGTCACCGAAAATAACGCCTTTACCCGCGGCGATGTCTGGCAGCAAACGCTGGGCACCACGCTTGCCGGCAAACGACTGGGTATTATCGGGCTGGGAAAAATCGGCAGCAGAGTCGCCACTGTCGCACAGGCTTTTGGCATGCAGGTTTGCGCCTGGAGCCCGGGTCTGACGCAGGCCAGAGCGGAAGCGGCCGGGGTAGCGTTCTGCGCACAGAAACGCACGCTGTTAGCGCAAAGTGATATTGTCACCCTGCATATGGTGTTGTCTGCAAAAAGCGCCAGTCTGATCGACAGCGAAGATATTGCGGTGATGAAACCCACGGCCTGCCTGATCAATACCGCGAGGGCCGGATTAATCGCGCCAGGCGCATTAGTAAATGCATTAAAAAACCAGCTAATTGCTGGCGCGGCTATTGATGTGTTTGAGCAGGAGCCGGTGGCAAAGGATGATGAGTATCGTCAGTTGCCCAATCTGCTGGCCACGCCGCATCTGGGCTATGTCAGCGACAGCAATTATCAGCGCTATTTTAGCGAAGCGCTGGAAAATATCCGCGCCTGGCTCGATCAGCAGCCAATCCGCGAGATAAATTAA
- a CDS encoding MFS transporter, with protein sequence MSTTAALSNTQLNKRIFSVIVFTFFCYLSVGLPLAVLPGFVHNQLGYSSLLAGLIISIQYFATLVSRPQSGRLADMLGPKRVVMLGLVCCGMSGVLTIVAMLAQHLPWLSLLLLAVGRLFLGVGESFTSTGSTLWGINVVGTTQTARVISWNGVATYLAMAVGAPLGVMLNQLSGLAGFASLIVLMGVVGFWMASRKPAIKVSVSSRTPFRQVFSRVWLYGFALGLGTIGFGVIASFITLYYASRDWSGAALALTLFSLGFIMMRIVFSSYITRFGGLKVSLFSLLIECVGLLIIWQASSPLLVDFGAFLTGAGFSLVFPALGVEAVKQVLPQSQGSALGTYSAFLDLGLGLSGPVAGVLIGFWGMQSIYLAAALVVLLAAAITVRMLSLPQKTPV encoded by the coding sequence ATGTCCACGACCGCAGCACTCAGCAATACCCAGCTTAATAAGCGTATTTTCTCGGTAATTGTTTTTACCTTTTTCTGTTATCTCTCGGTGGGTCTGCCGCTGGCAGTGCTGCCGGGTTTTGTGCATAACCAGCTCGGTTACAGCTCATTGCTGGCTGGTTTAATTATCAGTATTCAGTATTTCGCCACCCTGGTGAGTCGTCCGCAGTCGGGGCGACTGGCTGATATGCTTGGCCCGAAACGCGTGGTAATGCTGGGACTGGTCTGTTGCGGCATGAGCGGCGTCCTGACAATTGTGGCGATGCTGGCGCAGCACCTGCCGTGGCTAAGCCTGCTGCTGCTGGCGGTCGGACGGCTGTTTCTTGGCGTCGGCGAGAGCTTTACCAGCACCGGTTCAACCCTGTGGGGCATCAATGTGGTCGGTACGACGCAGACCGCGCGGGTGATTTCGTGGAACGGTGTCGCAACCTATCTGGCGATGGCGGTCGGTGCGCCGCTGGGGGTGATGCTGAATCAGCTGTCTGGTCTCGCTGGCTTTGCTTCACTGATTGTGCTGATGGGTGTGGTGGGCTTCTGGATGGCGAGCAGAAAACCGGCGATCAAAGTCAGTGTCAGCAGCCGCACGCCGTTTCGTCAGGTTTTTTCCCGCGTCTGGCTGTATGGTTTCGCGCTGGGACTGGGCACCATCGGTTTTGGCGTCATTGCTTCGTTTATTACCCTCTATTACGCCAGTCGTGACTGGAGCGGGGCAGCGCTGGCGCTGACGCTGTTCAGTCTCGGCTTTATTATGATGCGCATCGTCTTCAGCAGCTACATTACCCGTTTTGGCGGGCTGAAAGTATCGCTGTTCTCGCTGCTGATCGAGTGTGTTGGTTTGTTGATTATCTGGCAGGCCAGCTCGCCACTGCTGGTGGATTTCGGCGCGTTTCTTACCGGCGCCGGTTTCTCGCTGGTATTCCCGGCGCTCGGCGTCGAGGCAGTGAAGCAGGTGCTGCCGCAAAGTCAGGGCAGCGCACTGGGCACCTATTCAGCCTTTCTTGATCTGGGATTAGGGCTGAGCGGCCCGGTCGCCGGGGTTTTAATCGGCTTCTGGGGCATGCAATCCATCTACCTGGCGGCGGCGCTGGTGGTACTGCTGGCGGCGGCAATTACCGTCCGCATGCTAAGTCTGCCGCAGAAAACCCCGGTCTAA
- a CDS encoding inorganic phosphate transporter, with protein MSQHNAIAPYRQPASGRPNIYAKNSRGSMLLFILLLVLGIAFAGVNLFQDVQDAGVSDISYIPFLLLGLALLIALGFEFVNGFHDTANAVATVIYTHSLPPTFAVIWSGFFNFLGVMLSSGVVAFGIISLLPVELILQAGSGKGFAMIYALLFSAIIWNLGTWWLGLPSSSSHTLIGSIIGVGIANALIHGRSGTSGVDWDQALTVGYALLLSPLTGFIAAGLLLLLMKLFIRNRQLYRAPDGNHPPPLWIRGMLILTCTGVSFAHGSNDGQKGMGLIMLILVGSMPIAWALNRSIPPHEIPRVVVLANQAEQQLLQQFPPRALMDAPRSVLTACVENGEVLPQVMPALGQLIGSIGDEIGHYGNLDNIPAQAVANTRNDMYLASESIKLLQSSELKLPAATQQSLTAIKKELDRATRYIPFWVKVVVAIALGLGTMVGWRRIVVTVGEKIGKSHLSYAQGASAELVAMATIGAADGFGLPVSTTHVLSSGVAGTMAANRSGLQIATLRNLACAWLLTLPVSVLLSALLYWLFSQI; from the coding sequence ATGAGCCAACATAACGCAATCGCTCCGTATCGCCAGCCTGCCAGCGGACGCCCGAATATTTACGCTAAAAACAGCCGTGGTTCGATGCTGCTGTTTATCCTGCTGCTGGTACTGGGCATCGCCTTTGCCGGGGTGAATCTGTTCCAGGATGTGCAGGATGCGGGGGTCAGCGACATCAGCTATATTCCCTTTTTGCTGCTGGGACTCGCGCTGTTAATCGCGCTAGGTTTTGAATTCGTTAACGGTTTTCACGATACCGCCAACGCGGTGGCCACAGTCATCTATACCCATTCACTTCCCCCTACTTTTGCGGTGATCTGGTCAGGCTTTTTTAACTTTCTTGGTGTCATGCTCTCCAGTGGCGTGGTGGCGTTTGGCATTATTTCGCTGCTGCCGGTCGAGCTGATTCTGCAGGCGGGCAGCGGCAAAGGTTTTGCCATGATTTATGCGCTGCTGTTTTCGGCAATTATCTGGAACCTTGGCACCTGGTGGCTGGGCCTGCCCTCTTCCTCATCGCATACGCTGATTGGATCGATTATTGGCGTCGGTATCGCGAATGCCCTGATCCATGGCCGCAGCGGTACCAGCGGCGTTGACTGGGATCAGGCGCTGACGGTGGGCTACGCGCTATTGCTGTCGCCGCTGACTGGCTTTATCGCCGCCGGATTACTGCTGCTGCTGATGAAGCTGTTTATCCGCAATCGTCAGCTGTACCGTGCGCCGGACGGCAACCATCCACCACCGCTGTGGATCCGTGGCATGCTGATCCTGACCTGCACCGGCGTCTCCTTTGCCCATGGCTCCAATGACGGACAAAAAGGGATGGGGCTGATTATGCTGATTCTGGTGGGCAGTATGCCGATTGCCTGGGCGCTGAATCGCTCGATTCCACCACATGAGATCCCGCGCGTGGTGGTGCTGGCAAACCAGGCCGAACAGCAATTGCTGCAACAGTTTCCTCCCCGGGCGCTGATGGATGCGCCGCGATCGGTACTTACCGCCTGTGTAGAAAATGGTGAAGTGCTGCCACAGGTAATGCCGGCGCTGGGACAACTGATAGGATCGATTGGCGATGAAATTGGCCACTATGGCAATCTGGATAATATCCCGGCGCAGGCAGTGGCAAATACCCGTAATGATATGTATCTGGCATCGGAGAGCATTAAGCTGCTGCAATCCAGCGAGCTAAAATTGCCTGCCGCCACGCAACAGAGCCTGACGGCAATAAAAAAAGAGCTGGATCGCGCTACGCGCTATATCCCGTTCTGGGTCAAAGTGGTGGTGGCGATTGCACTGGGTCTTGGCACCATGGTGGGCTGGCGACGGATTGTGGTGACCGTCGGTGAGAAGATTGGTAAAAGCCATCTTAGCTATGCTCAGGGCGCCAGCGCGGAACTGGTGGCGATGGCCACCATTGGCGCCGCTGATGGCTTTGGTCTGCCAGTGTCCACTACCCATGTCCTCTCCTCCGGGGTCGCAGGCACCATGGCGGCGAATCGCTCCGGACTGCAAATCGCCACCTTACGTAATCTGGCCTGCGCCTGGTTGCTCACCCTGCCGGTGTCAGTCCTGCTGTCAGCGCTGCTCTACTGGCTGTTCAGCCAGATTTAG
- a CDS encoding shikimate kinase → MKINVIGTSGSGKSTVARAIARQLALPCIEMDALFWQRDWGESSDEQLFARLELALQQPGWVLDGNYKRSQPIKWRDVDTIIWVDYGFLRTLCQAIRRAVSRAWRQQEIWPGTNCRETFRRSFFSRDSIILWTIKTWRTNRQRYEAMLNDRRYQHLHFVRLTSPQMSREFIAGLKK, encoded by the coding sequence ATGAAGATCAACGTGATTGGTACCAGCGGCAGCGGCAAATCGACGGTTGCCCGGGCGATTGCGCGCCAGCTGGCACTGCCCTGTATCGAAATGGATGCGCTATTCTGGCAGCGCGACTGGGGGGAAAGCAGTGACGAGCAGCTATTTGCCCGTCTTGAGCTGGCGCTGCAACAGCCGGGCTGGGTGCTGGATGGCAACTATAAACGCAGCCAGCCGATTAAATGGCGCGATGTCGATACCATTATCTGGGTCGATTACGGTTTTCTGCGTACCCTCTGTCAGGCGATTCGTCGCGCTGTCAGCCGCGCATGGCGGCAACAGGAGATCTGGCCAGGCACTAATTGCCGGGAAACCTTCCGCAGAAGCTTCTTTAGCCGCGACTCGATTATCCTGTGGACGATCAAAACCTGGCGCACCAACCGTCAGCGCTACGAGGCGATGCTGAATGACCGCCGCTATCAGCATCTGCACTTTGTACGTCTCACCTCACCACAAATGAGCCGCGAATTTATTGCCGGACTGAAAAAGTAG
- a CDS encoding L,D-transpeptidase family protein, with amino-acid sequence MKKSMRAIVTLALVVAAFSQSAFAVVYPLPAKNSRLTGENLEITVPQDSKLPLEAFAAQYQMGLSNLLEANPGVDVYLPKAGSKLIIPQQLLLPDAPREGIVINSAEMRLYYYPKGTNTVVVLPIGIGELGKDTPMDWVTSVQRKKDGPTWTPTKKMHEEYAARGEKLLDVFPAGPDNPMGLYALYIGRLYAIHGTNANFGIGLRVSHGCVRLRADDIKWLFDNVPVGTRVQFINQPVKASVEPDGSRYVEIHNPLSQTEEQFNSREPMPITITPAVSKVVIDATVNQTEMDAALKARSGMPTKITGLAENGESAPVAVPETAGAQPQEHALTPATTEGANVATPEAAPQSSDNSAEAPAPAEDQPVDTTTEQPAAPAASSNF; translated from the coding sequence ATGAAAAAGAGCATGCGCGCGATCGTCACACTGGCACTGGTAGTTGCGGCTTTTAGCCAATCTGCTTTTGCTGTGGTTTATCCTCTTCCGGCCAAAAACAGCCGGTTAACGGGAGAAAACCTGGAAATTACTGTTCCACAAGACAGCAAATTGCCGCTGGAGGCTTTTGCTGCGCAATATCAAATGGGTCTCAGCAATCTGCTGGAAGCTAACCCGGGTGTGGATGTCTACCTGCCGAAGGCTGGCAGTAAATTGATTATTCCTCAGCAGCTGCTGTTGCCGGACGCGCCACGTGAAGGCATTGTGATTAACAGCGCTGAAATGCGTCTGTATTACTATCCAAAAGGCACCAATACCGTGGTGGTTCTGCCAATTGGTATCGGTGAGTTAGGCAAAGATACGCCGATGGACTGGGTAACCAGCGTACAGCGTAAGAAAGACGGCCCAACCTGGACACCGACCAAAAAGATGCATGAAGAGTATGCCGCCCGCGGTGAGAAACTGCTGGATGTGTTCCCTGCCGGTCCGGACAACCCAATGGGTCTTTACGCGCTCTATATTGGCCGCCTGTATGCCATCCACGGCACCAATGCCAACTTCGGTATCGGCCTGCGTGTAAGCCATGGCTGTGTCCGTCTGCGTGCTGACGATATCAAATGGCTGTTCGACAACGTGCCGGTTGGCACGCGCGTGCAGTTTATTAACCAGCCGGTAAAAGCCAGCGTGGAACCAGATGGTTCGCGCTATGTGGAAATCCACAATCCGCTGTCGCAGACCGAAGAGCAGTTTAACTCGCGTGAGCCAATGCCAATCACTATTACCCCAGCGGTAAGCAAAGTGGTGATTGATGCGACGGTTAATCAGACGGAAATGGATGCGGCGCTGAAAGCCCGTAGCGGTATGCCGACAAAGATTACCGGTCTGGCCGAAAATGGTGAATCTGCACCTGTCGCGGTGCCGGAAACTGCCGGCGCACAGCCGCAGGAACATGCGCTGACGCCAGCCACTACCGAGGGCGCGAATGTCGCCACCCCGGAAGCGGCACCGCAGAGCAGTGACAACAGCGCTGAAGCCCCTGCCCCGGCAGAAGATCAGCCCGTTGACACCACCACAGAACAGCCAGCCGCACCAGCTGCCAGCAGCAACTTCTAA
- a CDS encoding glycoside hydrolase family 15 protein — protein sequence MNHVKREIGDHGVIGDLRTCALIASDGAIDYFCWPNLDSPSVFTALLDNDESGLFSIAPDWPQARRQQLYLPDTNILQTRWLATEGVAEITDYMPLCNGQDKQPRIVRRVKMVHGEARFQLRCAPVHDYARANTQASLKAGLVEFSAAGQPTLCLAGSRQLAIEGGAAVASFTLKSGEYAEFMFGSADDEHLDKLETDYCFQETLSFWRRWSGKSQYHGRWQEMVNRSALVLKLLTSWQHGSIAAAATFGLPEEPGGERNWDYRASWIRDASFSMYALMRLGYVSEAKRFTKWVARCVENSHHDEEKLQVMYRLDSGTELHEIELLNLAGYAGSTPVRIGNDAWQQTQLDIYGELMDAIYLANKYGEAISHRGWENVQRMIDYVCENWNQPDAGIWEMRGEPQHFLHSRLMCWVALDRALRLGMKRSLSMPYARWEKVRAEIRADIWNHFWNKELGHFTATRHGDALDASMLLMPLVRFVGATDPEWLSTLDAIKENLVSDGLVRRYNVAETPADGLRGGEGAFAACSFWYVECLARAGRVEEAHFEFEKLLSYANPLGLYAEEFDARGYPLGNTPQALSHLALISTAFFLNRKLSGEVPLWQP from the coding sequence ATGAACCACGTAAAAAGAGAGATTGGCGATCATGGTGTAATTGGCGACCTGCGAACCTGCGCGCTAATCGCCAGTGATGGCGCGATTGATTACTTCTGCTGGCCAAATCTCGACAGCCCTTCGGTATTTACTGCGCTGCTCGACAACGATGAATCGGGATTATTCAGCATTGCTCCCGACTGGCCACAGGCACGTCGCCAGCAGCTCTACCTGCCCGATACGAATATTCTGCAAACCCGCTGGCTGGCGACCGAAGGCGTGGCCGAAATTACTGACTATATGCCGCTGTGTAACGGTCAGGACAAGCAGCCGCGTATTGTGCGTCGGGTAAAAATGGTACATGGCGAAGCACGTTTTCAACTGCGCTGCGCGCCGGTGCACGATTATGCCCGCGCCAATACGCAGGCCAGTCTGAAAGCAGGTTTAGTCGAGTTTTCCGCCGCCGGACAACCGACGCTGTGTCTGGCAGGCAGTCGCCAGCTGGCAATCGAAGGCGGCGCCGCGGTGGCCAGTTTTACGCTAAAAAGCGGCGAGTATGCTGAGTTTATGTTTGGCAGCGCCGACGATGAACATCTGGATAAACTGGAAACCGATTACTGTTTTCAGGAAACCCTGAGTTTCTGGCGTCGCTGGTCGGGTAAAAGCCAGTATCACGGCCGCTGGCAGGAGATGGTCAACCGCTCTGCGCTGGTGCTGAAACTGCTTACCTCATGGCAACATGGCTCGATTGCTGCCGCGGCTACCTTTGGCCTGCCGGAAGAGCCAGGTGGCGAGCGGAACTGGGATTATCGCGCCTCCTGGATCCGTGACGCCTCATTCAGTATGTATGCGCTGATGCGCCTCGGCTATGTCTCGGAAGCCAAACGCTTTACCAAATGGGTTGCGCGCTGCGTCGAAAACAGCCACCACGACGAAGAGAAGTTGCAGGTGATGTATCGCCTCGATAGCGGGACGGAACTGCATGAAATCGAACTGCTTAATCTCGCCGGTTATGCTGGCTCGACGCCGGTGCGCATCGGTAATGACGCCTGGCAGCAGACACAGCTGGATATTTACGGCGAGCTGATGGATGCCATCTATCTGGCGAACAAATATGGCGAGGCGATCTCCCATCGCGGCTGGGAAAATGTGCAGCGGATGATCGATTACGTCTGCGAAAACTGGAATCAGCCGGATGCCGGGATCTGGGAGATGCGCGGCGAACCGCAGCACTTTCTGCATTCACGCCTGATGTGCTGGGTGGCGCTGGATCGCGCACTGCGGCTGGGAATGAAACGCTCGCTATCCATGCCTTATGCGCGCTGGGAAAAAGTCCGTGCTGAGATCCGCGCCGATATCTGGAACCATTTCTGGAATAAAGAGCTGGGCCACTTTACCGCCACCCGCCATGGCGATGCGCTGGATGCCTCAATGCTGCTGATGCCGCTGGTGCGTTTTGTTGGCGCCACCGATCCGGAGTGGCTCTCTACCCTTGATGCGATTAAAGAGAATCTGGTCAGCGATGGACTGGTGCGGCGCTATAACGTTGCTGAAACGCCAGCCGATGGTTTGCGTGGCGGCGAAGGCGCATTTGCCGCCTGTTCATTCTGGTATGTGGAATGTCTGGCGCGGGCCGGTCGCGTGGAGGAAGCCCATTTTGAATTTGAAAAGCTGCTGAGTTACGCCAATCCACTCGGCCTGTATGCCGAAGAATTTGACGCCCGCGGCTATCCGCTGGGCAACACGCCGCAGGCGCTGAGCCACCTGGCGCTAATCAGTACCGCCTTCTTTCTTAACCGTAAACTCAGCGGCGAAGTGCCGTTATGGCAGCCTTAA
- a CDS encoding SDR family oxidoreductase, with amino-acid sequence MSKPTNKVAIVTASDSGIGQASAIMLAEQGFDIGITWRSDQDGAQQTAQQVRALGRRAEIAQLDLADPEQGGQSLLKLIETLGRIDVLVNNAGVNIKADFLETTFADWRKVFTVNVDGAFICAQIAARQMVQQGEGGRIINITSVHEHTPLPGSVAYSASKHALGGLTQSMALSLLPHKILVNAVAPGAIATPMNHMSNSDAHQVSMPEIPAGRPGDTREIASMVAWLCSQWSTYTTGQSFIIDGGFSLANPQFFMQK; translated from the coding sequence ATGAGTAAGCCGACGAACAAAGTCGCCATTGTCACTGCATCGGATTCCGGTATCGGTCAGGCTTCGGCGATTATGCTGGCGGAGCAGGGATTTGATATTGGCATTACCTGGCGATCGGATCAGGACGGGGCGCAGCAGACCGCACAGCAGGTCAGAGCGCTGGGCAGGCGCGCCGAAATTGCGCAGCTGGATCTCGCCGATCCCGAGCAAGGCGGCCAGTCACTGCTAAAACTGATCGAGACGCTGGGGCGGATTGATGTGCTGGTCAATAATGCGGGCGTCAATATCAAAGCCGATTTCCTTGAGACCACTTTTGCTGACTGGCGCAAGGTGTTTACCGTGAATGTCGACGGCGCGTTTATTTGCGCGCAAATCGCCGCGCGCCAGATGGTGCAGCAGGGGGAAGGGGGGCGAATTATTAATATCACTTCAGTGCATGAACATACGCCGCTGCCCGGCTCCGTCGCCTATAGCGCCAGCAAGCATGCCCTCGGGGGGCTGACTCAGTCGATGGCGCTTAGCCTGTTGCCGCATAAGATTCTGGTTAATGCTGTCGCGCCAGGTGCGATTGCCACGCCAATGAATCATATGAGCAACAGCGATGCGCATCAGGTGTCGATGCCGGAGATCCCCGCCGGACGACCGGGCGACACGCGTGAGATCGCCAGTATGGTCGCCTGGCTCTGCTCACAATGGTCGACCTATACCACCGGCCAGTCGTTTATTATTGATGGCGGATTTAGTCTGGCTAATCCGCAATTCTTTATGCAGAAATAA
- a CDS encoding DedA family protein yields the protein MPIDINGLITQYGYWALLVGCLAEGETFTLLGGVAAHEGLLHYGWVVLVAALGGTLGDQILFFIGRYYGASILQRFRKHQGKITKANKMIRRRPVLFVVGVRFMYGLRLIGPIIIGSSRLNPLKFFLLNVTGALLWSLIFVSLGYVGGEVIAPWLHKLDQHLKHLLWVVAALALAWGLRLAFRHWSNKREE from the coding sequence TTGCCGATCGATATAAATGGGCTGATCACACAATATGGTTACTGGGCGCTGTTAGTGGGTTGTCTGGCCGAGGGGGAGACCTTTACGCTACTTGGCGGCGTAGCGGCCCACGAAGGACTGTTACATTACGGTTGGGTGGTGCTGGTCGCGGCGCTGGGCGGAACGCTCGGCGATCAGATTCTGTTCTTTATTGGCCGCTATTATGGCGCCAGCATTTTGCAACGGTTTCGCAAGCATCAGGGCAAAATCACAAAAGCGAATAAGATGATCCGCCGCCGCCCGGTACTGTTTGTGGTCGGCGTGCGCTTTATGTACGGCTTGCGACTGATCGGCCCGATTATTATCGGCTCCAGCCGCTTAAACCCATTGAAATTTTTTCTGCTGAATGTGACCGGCGCCCTGCTCTGGTCACTGATTTTTGTCAGCCTGGGGTATGTCGGGGGTGAGGTGATCGCGCCATGGCTGCATAAGCTTGATCAGCACCTGAAACATCTGTTGTGGGTAGTCGCCGCACTGGCGCTGGCGTGGGGACTGCGGCTGGCGTTCCGCCACTGGTCAAATAAGCGCGAAGAGTAA
- a CDS encoding Yip1 family protein: MNHVWGLMAHPNREMRNIKQENESVSHHYTHHVLIMAAIPVICAFIGTTQLGWDLGAERTIQLSMFTGIALGILFYLLILGGVAVMGRVIHWMARNYPQRPSLQRCTVFAGYVATPLFLSGLVALYPLVWLCLLVGSLAMVYTGYLLYVGIPMFLNIDREESLRFSGSTLAIGILVFEVLLALTVVIWGYGYLMF; encoded by the coding sequence ATGAATCATGTCTGGGGACTGATGGCGCATCCCAACCGTGAAATGCGCAATATTAAGCAAGAAAACGAGAGCGTCTCGCACCACTACACGCACCACGTACTGATAATGGCGGCGATCCCGGTGATCTGCGCATTTATTGGTACTACGCAGCTGGGGTGGGATCTGGGCGCGGAGCGGACAATTCAACTCAGTATGTTTACCGGCATTGCGCTTGGCATTTTGTTTTATCTGCTGATTCTTGGCGGTGTGGCGGTAATGGGCCGGGTGATCCACTGGATGGCGCGTAACTATCCGCAGCGCCCCAGTCTGCAACGCTGTACGGTGTTCGCCGGTTATGTCGCCACGCCGCTATTCCTCAGCGGACTGGTGGCGCTCTATCCGCTGGTATGGCTCTGTTTACTGGTGGGATCGCTGGCGATGGTGTATACCGGCTATCTGCTGTATGTCGGCATCCCGATGTTCCTGAATATTGACCGCGAGGAGAGCCTGCGTTTTTCCGGTTCGACGCTGGCGATCGGTATTCTGGTATTTGAAGTGTTGCTGGCCCTGACCGTGGTGATCTGGGGCTATGGCTATCTGATGTTCTGA
- the pbpG gene encoding D-alanyl-D-alanine endopeptidase: protein MPAKIRYSLLSLAILFSGQALLNPAVASSAIVAQSQPEIASGSAMVIDLNTNKVIYASHPDLVRPIASITKLMTAMVVLDAHLPLDEKLKVDISHTAEMRGIYSRVRLNSEISRKNMLLLALMSSENRAAASLAHHYPGGYDAFIRAMNAKARALGMTNTRYVEPTGLSIHNVSTARDLTKLLIASKNYPLIGQLSTTHEDMANFSSPNYTLPFRNTNHLVYKQDWNIQLTKTGFTNQAGHCLVMRTTIKQRPVALVVLDAFGKYTHFADASRLRTWMETGKAAPVPAAALSYKKQKAAQTASNRASDDSVTE, encoded by the coding sequence ATGCCTGCAAAAATCCGTTATTCACTATTGAGTTTAGCTATTCTTTTTTCTGGTCAGGCACTGCTGAACCCGGCGGTTGCCAGTTCCGCAATCGTGGCGCAGTCACAGCCTGAGATTGCCTCTGGCAGCGCCATGGTGATTGATTTAAATACCAATAAAGTGATTTACGCCAGCCATCCCGATCTGGTGCGACCGATTGCCTCGATCACCAAGCTGATGACCGCGATGGTGGTGCTGGATGCGCATCTGCCACTGGACGAGAAGTTAAAGGTCGATATCAGTCATACTGCGGAAATGCGCGGTATCTATTCTCGCGTACGTCTGAACAGTGAAATCAGCCGCAAAAATATGTTGCTGCTGGCGCTGATGTCATCGGAAAACCGCGCAGCAGCCAGTCTGGCGCACCATTATCCCGGCGGCTACGATGCTTTTATCCGCGCGATGAATGCCAAAGCGCGCGCCCTTGGTATGACCAATACGCGCTACGTGGAGCCAACCGGTTTGTCGATTCATAATGTATCGACCGCGCGTGACTTAACCAAATTGCTGATTGCCAGCAAAAACTATCCTTTAATCGGCCAGTTAAGCACCACCCATGAGGATATGGCGAACTTCAGCAGCCCGAACTACACGCTGCCATTCCGTAATACTAACCATCTGGTTTATAAGCAGGACTGGAATATTCAGCTGACGAAAACCGGTTTTACCAATCAGGCCGGACACTGTCTGGTGATGCGCACCACCATTAAACAGCGTCCGGTGGCGCTGGTGGTGCTGGATGCTTTTGGCAAGTATACCCATTTTGCCGACGCCAGCCGTCTGCGCACGTGGATGGAAACCGGCAAGGCTGCGCCGGTTCCGGCGGCTGCGCTAAGCTATAAAAAGCAGAAAGCCGCGCAAACCGCCAGTAACCGCGCCAGCGACGACAGCGTAACCGAGTAG